The segment TCGGCAGGTGAGTCGGGAGCAGGCGCCGGTGCACGCTCCCCGGTCGGCGGCAGGCGGCGCTGCACGGTGGCGCGGGCCCGTTTGAGGAGGCTGTTGACCGAGTCGACCGTCGAGTCGAGCATGTCGGCCACCTCGCTGGCGCGGTACCCGAGCACTTCGCGCAAGACGAGGACGGCGCGCTGGCGAGCGGGCAGGACCTGCAGCGCGGTCACGAAGGCCAGGGAGATGGCCTCGGTCTGTTCGTAGCGTGCCTCCGGTCCGAGCGGCACGTCGATCGCGCCCTCGAGCAGGGCGTCGGGATACGGCTCGAGCCACACGACCTCGCCGAGGCGGGTCGGCTCGGGTGGTTCGACTTCGGGGTTGCCCCACTCCCGGGCGGGGCGTCGGCTGGCCGAGCGGAGCGCGTTGAGGCACCGGTTGGTGGCGATCCGGTAGAGCCACGTGCGGATCGAGGCACGTTCCTCGAACCCCCCGAGGCCTCGCCAGGCGGCCAGCAGCGTGTCCTGCAGGGCGTCCTCGGCGTCCTGGAAGGATCCGAGCATCCGGTAGCAGTGCACCTGCAGCTCTCGACGGTGCGGCTCGGTCAGCGTCCGGAACGCGTCGCCGTCCCCGGCCCGCGCCCTGGCCATCAGGTCGCTTGTCACCACTCCACCCTCGCGTCACGCGTCTCGCTCTTCATGTCCACCCTGGGTACCGACACCGGCCGAGCCCCGACGTGGGCGGACCGGGCGCGCCCGGTTTCTCGCCGCGGTGGTGTCTGCCTCGTCGAGAGATGCAGCCATCCCACCATCGAAGGAGATCGAGATGATGCTGGAGAACAAGACCGCGGTCATCTACGGCGGCGGCGGGGCGATCGGCGGCGCCGTCGCGCGTGCGT is part of the Euzebyales bacterium genome and harbors:
- a CDS encoding RNA polymerase subunit sigma-70, which gives rise to MTSDLMARARAGDGDAFRTLTEPHRRELQVHCYRMLGSFQDAEDALQDTLLAAWRGLGGFEERASIRTWLYRIATNRCLNALRSASRRPAREWGNPEVEPPEPTRLGEVVWLEPYPDALLEGAIDVPLGPEARYEQTEAISLAFVTALQVLPARQRAVLVLREVLGYRASEVADMLDSTVDSVNSLLKRARATVQRRLPPTGERAPAPAPDSPA